The nucleotide window ggcaacccactccagtgttcttgcctggagaatcccagggacgggggagcccggtgggctgccatctatggggtcgcagagtcggacacgactgaagcgacttagcagcagcagcaactctccCAGATCTCTACTGTGGGGCTTGGCCAAGAGGAATGAACAGTTTCCAAATCCCACTTGTGAGAATTAGATCTTTGGGTTGTGACTCGTGACTTAGATTTCTAGATGCTCACTGGTGGTGACTCTCTCTCCCAGGGACAGCTATGCCTGCTGGTTTGTCTCatttgtgaactgagaacttggcTTGACAGTTCTCACATTGGGAGTCTGCAAACATAGCCTGGAAGACACGTGGGTTGCAACCCACTGAGACTGCCAGATCTCGGGAGAACTCTGAGTCTTTGCTTTGTCTGTCTTGTGGGTGATGCCAGATCTTGGGGGAGTGGGATCTTTTGTACCCTCCTGGGGAAATGCCCCTTGCATCCAGTGaaaatggctcagtcatgtctgactctttgcaaccccatggactatacagtctacagaattctccaggccggaatactggagtgggtagcctttcccttctccagaagatcttcccaaaccagggatcgaacccaggtctcccgcattgcaggcggattctttaccagctgagacacaagggaagcccttgcatCCACGGGGTTAATACAGTCAGGAATATTTACTGTCCATTCCAGCTGAAACCTGACAAAGTATTTGagaggattttttaaaacttgtattaAAGTAGCTCTATTATCAGAAGTTGGCCAAATTGGAAGCTGATTTTAAAAGGCTGAGAGCAATGTGTTTTTTTAGCTTTTGTCCTCTAAACTAAAACTATGTACCCAGAAGGAGAGAAACACATTAGGAAGCCTTTGTGGAAGGATATACTAAAACATTCCAAAGACATAGAATTCTAAATGTGAAACAATGAAATCTTCTGATTTTTACCTTAGTGGAAGATCTTCTCCCTGGCATAAAGAAACAAATTGAGGATAAGTGGTTGGATGGTTGGGTCAGTCTCTTAATATTCAGGTTGCAGTCCAATTATTTgaggaattaaaaatattttatttgtattacagATAGAGTCTTTACAAGAACGGAAATGCAACTCTAGAAACAATGCACAGCACActcattcctttgctttttttcctttttctttttttaaccaatcCTCAAACCTCCCCAATTCATCTCAAAATGTTTTCAGATTTCGTAAATTATTTGGACTTACAAACAGGAGTCCTTCTTTGTGGAACTTGCACTCTTTCACTGTCTTTTGAGATGTAACTGTTCTACTTGGTCTCCTCTAGAAACCAAGGTAATTCTTatcaggagagagagacagagagagaaaaggctaTTTTGCAATTCAGGCCTATGAAAAAATCTTGTCTCTTTCATAAATATTAGTAAAAAGCTATCTGAAGAGGTAACCTTAACTTGTTCCATCTGCCAGAAACACAATGATCTTTTATAAGCTAGTGGGTTTTGCATTATCATACCTGTCTCAtgcctaaaattttaaaacaaaagctatAAAAACTGTTTGCATCCGTCTTTAGGTTTATAGTATCTATGTGTGTTATAGTCGTATGATTTTTTTAAGCTTCCCAGTAGTATTGGCATTATTAATTTGTAAAGAGCTCTATTTTAATTGGTTTAAAGgcaaacagtaaataaaatatactcacAGAAATATAGAAACCTGTTTTTCAAGTTCATGTGATCTAGGATAATCTTCATAAATAAAACCTAATTTGTTTACTTAATTAGAACAGGTCAATCTTTGAAGCTATTAGCATTaaacagagtatttttaattctaCCTCGGTTTACAAAGTCAAAGAAGCTCCTTCCCTCAGTTGCAGAATTTGTCAGCAAGAAACAACTTAAAATGATTAGCTGTTTAATGTTTCATGAAATTTCCAAAAGCAAATCTAATTGTTAAGAACAAGTAAATTAGATACACATAAATAAAAGGTTTTAAATGAACGCTCAACGAGAATTGTTTTATGGTATGTCTACTTAGAAATAGTTCCCAGAATCTTTAATGCGCTTCAGTTCATCTTTCAACAAGGTAAAGTCTCCATTCTGCTTGtattcaaacatttattaagcacttaatgTTGCCAGACACAAGTAAAACACATTCAGAAATGAATGGAGGTAGCTTCTCGCCCTAGAGGTACAACAAAGCACACCTCAGCGAGCTGTGTAGACAGTTAACTTCCCCTTCTCCAGtttctcccatttctttcagCTCAGGGATTTATAACCAGAGGACGTCCTACAAAAACTGCAGCGGAGAGACGACTGCAGGTAGAGTGGGAGAAGTCTAAAATAAACCTGGTTTATAGGCGAGCACGGCTCACCTAACACTCAATAACCATCCCCGTATCTGCGTCAAGCAACCGCACGGAGCACACTGTAAATTTCACAAATTGACCAACTTCGACTAACgaaatcaaatttaaaagttCCCAGGATCGCGTAAGCCAAAGCCGAACAATTTCGTACTAACTTTTGGTTGAAtagtttacaaaaagaaaaatagacaacACCGTGGCGACCTGAAGACTTCAAGGGGCCGCGGAAACCGCGTCTCGCGAGAATCGAGGATCTGGGCCCTCGCCCCAAGGGACTGGGCGGGGCGAGGCGATGGGCGGGGCGCCGGGACCACGAGTTCCGGGTTCACGGGTCGCGGGTCCGCTGCGGCTGTGACCTCCGGCGGCGGTCTGGGCGCGCAGCTATGGCGTGGAAACCGGGCCTCCTCCTGccgttgctgctgttgctgctcgGCCCCGCCCCGGCGCGCAGCTTCGGCCAGCTGCCCTTGGTCCTCAACACCTGGCCTTTCAGGAATGCAACCGTGGCAGGTGCGGGGCCGAGCCGGGGGCTGCGCTGCGCGAGCTCGCGGGGCGGGCGGGCTGCCGCTGGGCCGGGGCCGGGGGCCGGAAGCCGGGAGCCGGCCGACCTTCCGCAGCCGCCCCGCCGGGCTCTCCCGCACCCTTCCGCGCCGCGGCGTCTCCCGTGCCGCACCCTCCTCCCCGCCACAGCTGCATTTTAGGTCTTCAGCGGCGGGGTGACTTCTATTCGGACGCCGGTCACTATTTTCCACCCTGACCTACGGCACTTATGGCCTCTGCTCAGACTTCCAGGGGCCCCTGCACCTTCTTTTGCCTTTTATTGTCTTTTCTGGGCTTGTGTCTCTTGTCGGCCTCAGCACCTCTGCTTTCTAACCCCTGACGTATCTGCAGTAACTCTCTACTTAAGCTTGGCAAATGACCAAGTTCCCAAGTAAAGCATCGTCTGTTCACCTTTACTTTCTGAGCTACATGCTGACATGCCGTATTTATCACTAGAAATACGGGGTTCCAGTCTTGGTTATACATTATCatcatcctcagttcagttcagtcgctcagtcgtgtctgactctttgcgaccccatgaaccgcagcacgccaggcctccctgtccatcaccaactcctggagttcacccaaacccatgtccatagagttggtgatgccatccaacatctcaacttccatctcaacttctgtagtccttttctcctcctgccttcaatctttcccagcatcagggtcttttcaaaggagtcagctcttcgcatcaggtggccaaagtattgcagtttcagcttcagcagcagtccttccaatgaacacccaagactggtctcctttaggatggactggttggatctccttgcagtccaagggactctcaagagtcttctccaacagcacagttcaaaaccatcaagtcttcggcactcaagctttcttcacagttcaacactcatatccatacctgaccactggaaaaaccatagccttgactagacggacctttgttggcaaagtaatgtctctgcttttgaatatcctgtctaggttggtcataacttttcttccaaggagtaagcgtcttttaatttcatggctgcagtcaccatctgcagtgattttggagcccagaaaaagtctctcactgtttctagtgtttccccatgtatttgccatgaagtgatggtactttggccacctcatgtgaagagctgactcactggaaaagactctgatgctgggagggattgggggcaggaggagaaatggacgacacaggatgagatggctggatggcatcactgactcgatggacgtgagtctgagtgaactctgggatttggtgatggacagggaggcctggcgtgctgcgattcatggggtcgcaaagagtaggacacaactgagcgactgaactgaactgaactgatgggaccagatgccatgatcttcgttttctgaatgttgagctttaagccaactttttactctgctctttcactttcatcaagaggctctttagttcttcttcactttctgccataagggtggtgtcatctgcatagctgaggttattgatatttctcccggcagtcttgattccagcttgtgtttcttccagtccagcgtttctcatgatgtactctgcatataagttaaataagcagggtgacaatatacagccttgacgtactccttttcctatttggaatcagtctgttgttccatgtccagttctaactgttgcttcctgacctgcatataggtttctcaagaggcaggccaggtggtctgttattcccatttctttcagaattttccacagtttattgtgatccacacagtcaaagtctttggagcagtcaacaaagcagaaatagatgttttttctggaactctcttgctttttcgatgatccagaggatgttggcaatttgatctccagttcctctgccttttctaaaaccagcttgaacatctggaagttcacggttcatgtattgcggaagcctggcttggagaattttgagcattactttactagcgtgtgagatgagtgcaattgcctCAGAACTTCTCAAAAGATACATGTGCCTGGGCCCCGCTCCTGAGGTTTTCATTCCACTGCTTGAACcgaaacttttttttcccaagcTGCTTAAGTGATGTTGATTTGCAGCCAGCTGGGACTGAGACTGACTAAACTATCACCTCCTCTAGGAAGCTTTCCCTCATTTAGTACCCTCAGACCCAGTCTGAGTCAGGTGCCTGTCTTATGTGCTTTGGTAACATCCTGTACATATCTTGGTTCTGTCATTTTCTTACTGTGTTCCAGTCATTTTAACTCGTACTGCCCCAGGAGTTTCTTCTACTCCTCCTCTCCCCCATTTGAGGCTACTAATAGAATTTTCTGGTGCTGAACTGGCTTTAGCATTTGATGGCCTTAAGTTTGTATGTTACAGGCAGTGCGTATGATTCAGAGAATGCGTAAACAGGTTGCAAGAAATTGCCAGCGAcaaggagacagaaaagaaagttcAGGGCCCCAGGCAGGAGACGGTTCTTTATGTTGCCTGAATTCAAGGGGGAAACTTCTCTAAATGTACTTTGAAGCCTGTTCTTTCAGTAGTAATActtaaattatttacaaatagTAGCACCAACCTGTCAaggaattctatttttattaataaagaaatTGACTACTGAAGaccttttttctccttcccctttTCCATCTATGGGGCTCTGGAGAATATAGTTTAGTGTTAAAAGCATGGCCACTGGAGCCAAAATAAGTAAGTATTTAATATGGTATTTCTCTCCTTCCATTTTAAAACTTACAACTGAAGCTACTAAAAGGCAAATTGAAAATTAATGATATAGCATCATAAGATTTTTTCTACATAATCATTTAAATATATCtaatactttaaataaaaatataccttcTGAAGTAGCCTCTATCACAGCAAGTGTCCATAACAGTACCATAACAGCAGATAATTCCAATGTGGGCTCAGATGGATTAATTCAGTTACTGTGTGATTAGTATCCCCATTTTAAATAGCAAGAAACAGATCTGGAGAGGTTAAGTTATTAGCTCAGGGTCACACGGCCCAGAATTATAGAAGTATTCTTTCTTCACACACGTAGTAGAAATGGGTACTAATAAGTGAAAAAACCCTCACTTTGCATCAATAGCTGAAGCCTTTGGATTCTTCATGGTAAGTAGCTGTCTTATATAATTCTGTCTATATCATTCTGACTTCTTTGCAACACTtgataaatgaaaatttcaacTTAACTGGAGTAAATgtgcaaacaatttttaaaataagcgtTTCCGTGCCATGTTTGGTCTGTTGCCTTTGGCATGGAAAGGAAATCACTCTCTACACAAGCACTATTGGGATTTGATTCCCAGCGTGGAAGACGTTGGCGGCCGGAGGTTCGGCCCTGGACGCGGTTGAGAGCGGCTGCGCGACCTGcgagcagcagcagtgtgacgGCAGTGTGGGCTTCGGGGGCAGCCCGGACGAGTCGGGAGAGACCACGCTGGACGCCATGATCATGGACGGGTAGGGACGCCCTGCACGCAGAGCCGTGTTTCTCTCCGCGGCTTTGCTGCAGGTTGAGCTACATTTGCAGTTAGTCTTAAACCCAGAGCAAGATGCACAAATATATACGGTGTttattcttgttttaatttttttattggagtgtagttgatgtGCAGTGTAGTGTTAGTAGATGTGCCGCAAAACGAATCAGCTACACACATGCCTttgtattttcccatttaggccatTGCTGACTAtccagtagagttccctgtgctatacagtaggtccttgctctttattttatatgtagtagtgtatatttgtcagtctcaatctcccaatttatccctcccgcCCACAATGTATAAGTTTTGATATATTTTGATATAacctatactcagtatcttgtaataacctataatggaaaagaagccaaatcactttgctgtacacttgaaactaacacaacattgtaaattaactacacctcaatttaaaatttttttgaaaggaaaaatcgTTATCATAATAGAAATATCACATGGAGGTAGGTAGGTCTCCTTAGAATAGAGAGAACCTTGAAGTACAAAAACGTGTACCTGGGAAACCATTGTTTACCTGCCAGCCACGAGCCCTGTGGTTTCCCTGACCTGAAGCCTTAAAGGCCCTTTCAAAAGCCAAAGCAGTGGGAAACTGAGAAGGCCAGTGCTTTGGGAGTATATGGCTAAttgattttctgggttttttccccttaaatgtCTGAATGTGGGAATTTGTATGAACTTTGTGAATGTGTTGTCGCTTCTATGGTATGACGGTGGAGTTTAATCCTACAAAACACTATAGGTTGAAGTAAAAAACTTGTGAGCATATAGAAATACCTGAATTAATCTTACCGCGCTTGTTTCTGGCAGCACTACCATGAACGTGGGAGCAGTAGGAGATCTTAGACGAATTAAAAACGCCATTGGCGTGGCGCGCAAAGTCCTGGAACACACGACGCACACGCTGTTAGCAGGAGAGGCAGGTGTGTTTCAACTGTGCTCCATTATGGTGTCTTTTGGCTCTAGTCTTCACTCTGAAAAAAGGGTTCAGTATAAAATAGTGCATAAAAGCAGACCTAAGTTCAAAGTCCAGCTGTTTCACATAACATGTTTAACTTCGGATAAGTTCCTTAACTTCTAAATCATACTTTCTTTATCTTTAATGGAggatattttagaaatcagtttATTATCAGTAAATGAGTAATTACTGGAGGGGAACAAGGATTCAGCATCATTTCCTTTCTTGTGTTACATTTTTATGGGTATAAGACCTGAGAGACATATGATGACAGAGGGTGGGAACAGAAGGAGTTTTGCTACAACAATGCTACATCCTTGAACACCTTCCTAGGTATATACTAAAAATCATACCGTGATCTATAGTCAAAAATCACATTTGCTACATCGTTTAATGATGTAGTGAACAACTCCAGGAGGCATCCTTCAGTTTTGTTGATGTTCAGAATGGAAAGCTCCCCGACAAAGCCAGGAGCCGTTACTCTTTTGTGGAATCAGTGGTGCCTTTGTTGGGTGTCTCAGCATTTctttacatgccaggcactgcaccCCAGTTAGAGCCACAGAGTCACTGTGGTTGCAGGGTGTCCCTTTCCTTTTGTAAAGCAGAAGGAGCAAGATCTGGAGGGAAAGGAGAACTGTCCTCACACACATCACCAGGGTGTCAGTAGATGAGCGTCAGGAAGGTCGTAGGGAAGTGGAGACCTGGAAACCGATGCCCACAGCACTCCTTGAGTCTGAATACTCCCTGGACCGTCTGTGTTTCCCCCTCGTTGTGCTCCATGAAGGAGACAGCTGACCCACAGCACTTCCTgtacatacattttatttaaaagaagacaCTTAACTCATGTACATTTTTGTTCCCAATCTCCAGCCACTAAGTTTGCCGAAAGCATGGGCTTTATCAATGAGGATTTATCCACCAATGTTTCTCAGGCTCTTCATTCAGACTGGCTTGCTCGGAATTGCCAACCAAATTACTGGAAAGTATGTAtgcatgattttttaaagttatttgaaaatattgagtGACAGTCCTTCTGCTTTCGGTCATCTACCTCTTGCCTGCAGCGTGAGTTAACACCCCTGGTTGCTCGTTGGAACCAGCGATTGAAGCCAGCTCTGGGCACAGGTGGTCTCGAAAGCTCCCTAGCTGCATCCGATCCACATCCCCGTTGGGGAGTTCCTGGCCCCTGGCAGTGGCTTCGGACTTAAAAGGTTTCTGCTGTGGGGTAAGGGGCTGCCTCACTGCAACTGCTCTCTGTTTCTTTGTAGCAAAAGTTTCCATGTGTTAAAAACCCAAAGTTTGGAAACCATTAATCTAAAGTATTTCTTAACAGTTTATCTATGTGCAGTGTACTCTATATTTTACCCTTATTCACCTTGAAGATTTATACTATTAGGTGTCTGTTACTAGAAAGATAATTTGCCTGTAAATCAATGGGAAAGCAAAGAAAGTGTTaatcctcagtcgtgtccgactcctagtgaccccatggcgatattgtagcccgccgggctcctcgtccatgcagttctccaggcagaattactggagtgggtagccattcccttctgtaggggatcttcccgacctagtgattgaacctgggtctcctgctttgcaggcggattctttacggtctgaaccaccaggactTTAGCCTAAATCGGTTTTTCTTTCCCAGCAGAATCCTTCTTTGGAGTACCTTGATCTCTCATTCGCTTCTTCACCAAATTCTAATTACCTTTGAGTAACCAGGGAGTCTCTTGAAAGAGACCACTGCTTGACACCAGGTCACGGGAGGCACCCTGTGCACAAACGGATAAGACACGAGTTGTAGGCTTCTTGCTTTAATACTAATCCAGGTCCACAAGCTGAATTTATGAATTTGGATTATTTTCTTGAGCCTCTAAGATTCATAAAAGAATCTGAGAGTACAACTTAGAATATGCTCACATGAACCCAGCTCTGAAAATTGGAaggttttaaaatagattttgctTTAAATCTCAGCATAAGTCTTCTTGGCCAGGGAACAGattctaaaattgaaaaaatcAGGTTGTATATCTGATTTCTTTaaggaatccaaaaaaaaaagaaaatctaatctTAAAAATCATGtctaatctaaaaaagaaaatctttatatTTGCCATTGTGCTGAGACATTTTGGCATATACAGAGAAAAAGTGGGGATCTCTTACAGATATTATAGCTGTCTAGTCCATATTGGGTAATTCTGAGATTTGACTATGTATTTAGCAAAATTATATCCATCTGTTCACATAAGACTTAGCTAACCTTTGGCTTTTAATTCTTACTTTTCAGTTACCAGATGTCCTTTTGGTTTCTTGCTGATGTTTAGTGATTGTACATAACCACTTGCTGATTTCTAAAATCACcctttctaaaaaattaaaacttaaatattaTTTACAGAATGTTATACCAGATTCTTCAAAATACTGTGGACCCTACAAACCACCTACTGTCTTAAAACGAGATGGTATCACCTACGAAGATACAGCACAGAGTTACAGTCATGATACTATTGGTAATTTGTCTTCTCTACAGTTTTTATGGTTATAGTCAGCCATTTTTAATTGCTTCCTtgtagttttaaatttctttattcttattcATGAACCAGAAGGTGATTTTGATTAACTGccaattaagggaaaaaaacatacgtatacacatatgcatacacacacattcttttcattctttttatatgtatacattttggtCAGTTACCTTATACAAAAATCTGATGATCATTCACttgatgatttttaaatctttgtttgatatttagttctttaattattttatgtttgCCACATTCAAATGATCTCTCCAGTCATTTCCGGTAATGTTGGAAGTTTCCATTAGTGTCCAGCAGTGATTCTCTTTGGCATAATCATTGAAGAGGCACTGAAAAGTGAGCAGTCTGAAGTGAGGAAATGGGATGCCTACAAAATGATGCCATGAAACCAGGTCATTAAAACACACAGATTATATACCACTGGTGTAATTTTCAGAATCCCCAAGATTCCTATTGTCTTCTACCTGAAATTAATGGAAGAGGATGTTTATATTGCCAATTGCTCAATTATTTGGTTTTATTTGAGGTACACTGTAGAGTTGATACCTACAatgatatattcttttttaaatttctaggcATGGTCGTCATCCATAAGACAGGAAATATTGCTGCTGGTACATCTACAAAtggtataaaattcaaaatacctGGGTTAGTGTTTCTAAAAGAACAGATCTCGAAAATATGTATTGATTGTCAGCCAATATGTCCTAGGTGCCTTGGGGGATGAAGAGCCTTAagagcacagccctgccctcaTAGCTGAGTTTACTGAAAGAAGAT belongs to Bubalus kerabau isolate K-KA32 ecotype Philippines breed swamp buffalo chromosome 2, PCC_UOA_SB_1v2, whole genome shotgun sequence and includes:
- the AGA gene encoding N(4)-(beta-N-acetylglucosaminyl)-L-asparaginase — its product is MAWKPGLLLPLLLLLLGPAPARSFGQLPLVLNTWPFRNATVAAWKTLAAGGSALDAVESGCATCEQQQCDGSVGFGGSPDESGETTLDAMIMDGTTMNVGAVGDLRRIKNAIGVARKVLEHTTHTLLAGEAATKFAESMGFINEDLSTNVSQALHSDWLARNCQPNYWKNVIPDSSKYCGPYKPPTVLKRDGITYEDTAQSYSHDTIGMVVIHKTGNIAAGTSTNGIKFKIPGRIGDSPIPGSGAYADDMVGAAAATGDGDILMRFVPSYQAVEYMRRGENPTTACEKVISRIQKYFPKFFGAVICANVNGSYGAACNKLSTFTQFPFMVYNPLKSEPTEEKVDCI